In one window of Sciurus carolinensis chromosome X, mSciCar1.2, whole genome shotgun sequence DNA:
- the Armcx1 gene encoding armadillo repeat-containing X-linked protein 1 codes for MGRTREAGCVAAGVVIGAGACYCVYRLTWGKDENEKIWDDDDDESSDISEIGVETEKGSKTNIGVGAGTQTQGDVETSAEVSLRPQSVPSVKKEAHLGSQSGGGLEAKAKALFNILKEQASAKAGKGIRVGTISGNRTLAPSLPCPGGRGGGCHPTRARTGSRSSGKSKGKTRSKSTRVPATTWPVRRGKFNFPYKIDDILSAPDLQKVLNILERTNDPFIQEVALVTLGNNAAYSFNQNAIRELGGVPIIAKLIKTKDPIIREKTYNALNNLSVNAENQGKIKTYISQVCDDTMVCRLDSAVQMAGLRLLTNMTVTNHYQHLLSYSFPDFFALLFLGNHFTKIQIMKLIINFTENPAMTRELVSCKVPSELISLFNKEWDREILLNILTLFENINDNIKSEGLASSRKEFSRSSLFFLFKESGVCVKKIRALANHNDLVVKVKVLKVLTKL; via the coding sequence ATGGGCCGTACTAgggaagctggctgtgtggcAGCTGGCGTGGTCATTGGGGCTGGTGCCTGCTACTGTGTATACAGACTGACCTGGGGAAAAGATGAGAATGAGAAAATctgggatgatgatgatgatgaatctAGTGACATATCAGAAATTGGGGTGGAGACTGAAAAAGGATCTAAGACTAACATCGGAGTGGGAGCTGGAACCCAAACTCAGGGTGACGTAGAGACCAGTGCTGAGGTAAGCTTGCGTCCTCAGAGTGTTCCAAGTGTAAAGAAGGAGGCCCACTTGGGATCCCAGAGTGGAGGTGGCCTAGAGGCTAAGGCCAAGGCCCTTTTTAACATCCTGAAGGAACAGGCAAGTGCAAAGGCAGGCAAAGGGATTAGGGTTGGCACCATCTCTGGAAACAGGACCCTCGCACCAAGTTtgccctgcccaggagggagAGGTGGAGGCTGCCACCCCACCAGGGCTAGGACTGGGAGCAGATCAAGTGGAAAATCCAAGGGAAAGACACGAAGTAAGAGCACCAGGGTTCCAGCTACAACATGGCCTGTCCGCAGGGGCAAGTTCAACTTTCCCTATAAAATTGATGATATTCTGAGTGCTCCTGACCTTCAAAAGGTCCTTAATATCTTGGAGAGAACCAATGATCCTTTTATTCAAGAAGTAGCCTTGGTCACTCTGGGTAATAATGCGGCATATTCATTTAACCAAAATGCCATACGTGAATTAGGTGGTGTCCCAATTATTGCAAAactgataaaaacaaaagacccCATTATTAGGGAAAAGACTTACAATGCCCTTAATAATTTGAGtgtgaatgcagaaaatcagggCAAAATTAAGACATACATCAGTCAAGTGTGTGATGACACTATGGTCTGTCGCCTGGATTCAGCTGTGCAAATGGCTGGACTAAGACTCTTAACCAACATGACTGTGACTAATCATTACCAACATTTGCTCTCCTattcttttccagatttttttgctttgttattcCTGGGAAATCATTTCACCAAGATACAGATTATGAAACTAATTATAAACTTTACTGAAAATCCAGCCATGACAAGAGAGCTGGTCAGTTGTAAAGTACCATCAGAATTGATTTCCCTCTTTAATAAAGAATGGGATAGAGAGATTCTTCTTAATATCCTTACCCTTTTTGAGAATATAAATGACAACATAAAAAGTGAGGGGCTTGCATCATCTAGAAAAGAATTCAGCAGAAGTTCACTCTTTTTCTTGTTCAAAGAATCTGGAGTATGTGTGAAGAAAATCAGAGCATTAGCAAATCACAATGATCTGGTGGTGAAAGTAAAAGTTCTAAAAGTATTAACCAAACTCTAA